The Bos taurus isolate L1 Dominette 01449 registration number 42190680 breed Hereford chromosome 18, ARS-UCD2.0, whole genome shotgun sequence genome has a window encoding:
- the PLA2G15 gene encoding lysosomal phospholipase A and acyltransferase precursor (The RefSeq protein has 1 substitution compared to this genomic sequence): MGCLCLYRSTLLTGGLLFLLMLADPAFPAGSRPPVVLVPGDMGNQLEAKLDKPSVVHYVCSKRTDHYFTLWLNLELLLPVIIDCWIDNVRLIYNQTSHTTQFPEGVDVRVPGFGDTFSMEFLDPSKSSVGSYLHTMVESLVSWGYERGKDVRGAPYDWRRAPNENGPYFLALRKMIEEMYQLYGGPVVLVAHSMGNMYMLYFLQHQPQDWKDKYIRAFVALGPPWGGVPKTLRVLASGDNNRIPVIRSLKIRAQQRSAVSTTWLLPYSYTWSPQKVFVRTPKANYTLQDYRQFFQDIGFKDGWSMRQETEGLVEATVPPGVRLHCLYGTGVPTPESFDYESFPDRDPKIHYGTGDGTVNLQSALHCHTWRGLQKQEVSLQALPGNEHIAMLANTTTLAYLKRVLLGP, translated from the exons TGCCCGGTGACATGGGCAACCAGCTGGAGGCAAAGCTGGACAAGCCGTCCGTCGTGCACTACGTCTGCTCCAAGAGGACGGATCACTACTTCACACTGTGGCTGaacctggagctgctgctgcccGTCATCATTGACTGTTGGATCGACAATGTCCG GCTGATCTACAATCAAACGTCCCACACCACCCAGTTTCCCGAAGGTGTGGATGTGCGTGTCCCTGGCTTTGGGGACACCTTCTCAATGGAGTTCCTGGACCCCAGCAAAAGCAGCGTGG GTTCCTATTTACATACCATGGTGGAAAGCCTTGTGAGCTGGGGCTACGAACGAGGCAAGGATGTCCGGGGGGCCCCCTACGACTGGCGCCGAGCTCCAA ATGAAAACGGGCCCTACTTCCTGGCCCTCCGCAAGATGATTGAGGAGATGTACCAGCTGTACGGGGGCCCTGTGGTGCTGGTGGCCCACAGTATGGGCAACATGTACATGCTCTACTTTCTGCAGCatcagccacaggactggaaggacAAGTACATCCGTGCTTTCGTAGCACTGGGTCCGCCCTGGGGGGGCGTGCCCAAGACCCTGCGTGTCCTGGCCTCAG GAGACAACAACCGGATCCCGGTCATCAGGTCCCTGAAGATCCGGGCACAGCAGCGGTCTGCCGTCTCCACCACTTGGCTGCTGCCCTACAGCTATACCTGGTCACCGCAGAAAGTCTTCGTGCGCACACCTAAGGCCAACTACACGCTGCAGGACTACCGCCAGTTCTTCCAGGACATCGGCTTCAAAGACGGCTGGTCCATGAGGCAGGACACGGAGGGGCTGGTTGAGGCCACAGTGCCGCCTGGCGTGCGACTGCACTGCCTCTATGGCACGGGGGTCCCCACGCCAGAGTCCTTTGACTACGAGAGCTTCCCAGACCGTGACCCAAAAATCCACTATGGCACCGGTGATGGCACTGTGAACTTGCAGAGTGCCCTGCACTGCCATACCTGGCGTGGCCTCCAGAAGCAAGAAGTGTCATTGCAGGCGCTTCCAGGCAATGAGCACATCGCTATGCTGGCCAACACCACTACCCTGGCCTACCTGAAACGTGTGCTTCTTGGACCCTGA